A DNA window from Pseudomonas sp. B21-056 contains the following coding sequences:
- the metE gene encoding 5-methyltetrahydropteroyltriglutamate--homocysteine S-methyltransferase, translating into MALAHTLGFPRIGADRELKKALEAYWKGDLAPTALQTVGRELRARHWQLQKDAGIDLLPVGDFAWYDQVLGHTLTLGAVPERFRSTLNPQGRPTLDTLFAMARGATPSCCDVDHGQTQHAQELTKWFDTNYHYLVPEFSVDQTFALSWEQLFEEVDEAHALGHRVKPVIIGPLTYLWLGKAKGQDFDKLDLLERLLPVYGEILNRLKAQGVEWVQIDEPILTLDLPVAWRSAFERAYHILQYSPLKKLVATYFSGLDDNLGLAVSLPVDGLHIDAVRAPEQLGQVLDRLPTYKILSVGLVNGRNVWRCELEQALAQLQPAQERFGDNLWVSTSCSLLHSPVDLEREDRLDPELKSWLAFAVQKCGEVAVLRDALNDPQAPAVQQALAVSREVQASRAASTRIHKPEVQARLAAIKPQDSQRRSAFAQRIEQQRARLKLPAFPTTTIGSFPQTPAIRLARQAYKQGKLSANDYQDAMHTEIRHAVQIQERLGLDVLVHGEAERNDMVEYFAEQLDGYAFSRFGWVQSYGSRCVKPAIIFGDISRPKAMTVDWIRYAQSLTDKVMKGMLTGPVTMLMWSFPREDVPRRVQAQQLALALRDEVVDLEAAGISIVQIDEAAFREGLPLRRGQWQEYLDWAVEAFRLSASGVRDETQIHTHMCYSEFNDVIQAIAAMDADVITIETSRSDMELLEAFEAFDYPNDIGPGVYDIHSPRVPDTAEMVGLMSKAVKRIPAGHLWVNPDCGLKTRAWPETEAALVNMVAAARQLRGQLA; encoded by the coding sequence ATGGCCCTGGCCCACACCCTCGGTTTTCCCCGCATCGGCGCCGACCGCGAACTGAAAAAAGCCCTTGAAGCCTACTGGAAGGGCGATCTGGCGCCGACCGCGCTGCAGACCGTCGGTCGTGAACTGCGGGCCCGTCACTGGCAATTGCAGAAAGACGCCGGGATCGACCTGCTGCCGGTGGGGGATTTCGCCTGGTACGACCAGGTGCTTGGCCACACCCTGACCCTGGGCGCGGTTCCGGAGCGATTCCGCAGCACGCTGAACCCGCAGGGCCGGCCGACCCTCGACACCCTGTTCGCCATGGCCCGTGGCGCCACCCCGAGCTGCTGCGATGTCGACCACGGCCAGACGCAACATGCCCAGGAACTGACCAAGTGGTTCGACACCAACTACCACTACCTGGTCCCGGAGTTTTCCGTCGACCAGACCTTCGCCCTGAGCTGGGAGCAACTGTTCGAGGAAGTGGACGAAGCCCATGCCCTGGGGCATCGGGTCAAACCGGTGATCATCGGCCCGCTGACTTATCTGTGGCTGGGCAAGGCCAAGGGTCAGGATTTCGACAAGCTCGACCTGCTGGAGCGCCTGCTGCCGGTCTACGGTGAAATCCTCAATCGCCTGAAGGCCCAAGGCGTGGAGTGGGTACAGATCGACGAGCCGATCCTCACCCTGGACTTGCCCGTGGCGTGGAGAAGTGCCTTCGAGCGGGCCTACCACATCCTCCAGTATTCGCCGCTGAAAAAACTCGTGGCGACTTATTTCAGTGGCCTGGACGACAACCTCGGCCTGGCTGTGAGCCTGCCGGTGGACGGCTTGCACATCGACGCGGTGCGTGCGCCGGAGCAATTGGGCCAAGTGCTGGACCGCCTGCCGACCTACAAGATTCTCTCGGTGGGCCTGGTCAATGGCCGTAACGTCTGGCGCTGCGAACTGGAGCAGGCACTGGCGCAGTTGCAGCCGGCCCAGGAGCGCTTTGGCGACAACCTCTGGGTCAGCACGTCGTGCTCGTTGCTCCACAGCCCGGTGGACCTGGAACGGGAAGACCGGCTCGACCCCGAGCTCAAGAGCTGGCTGGCCTTCGCGGTGCAGAAGTGCGGTGAAGTGGCGGTGTTGCGCGATGCGCTGAACGATCCGCAAGCTCCCGCCGTACAACAGGCGTTGGCCGTCAGTCGTGAGGTGCAGGCGAGCCGCGCCGCGTCGACGCGCATTCACAAGCCCGAGGTCCAGGCTCGTCTAGCGGCCATCAAGCCGCAGGACAGCCAGCGCCGTTCGGCGTTTGCCCAGCGCATCGAACAACAGCGAGCACGCCTGAAATTGCCGGCCTTCCCGACGACGACCATCGGCTCTTTCCCGCAAACCCCGGCGATTCGCCTGGCGCGTCAGGCCTACAAGCAGGGCAAGCTGTCGGCCAACGACTACCAGGACGCCATGCACACTGAAATTCGCCACGCCGTGCAGATCCAGGAACGCCTCGGCCTGGATGTGCTGGTCCATGGCGAAGCCGAACGCAACGACATGGTGGAATACTTCGCCGAGCAACTGGACGGCTACGCCTTCAGCCGTTTCGGTTGGGTGCAGAGCTACGGTTCGCGTTGTGTGAAACCGGCGATCATCTTCGGCGACATCAGCCGGCCGAAAGCCATGACCGTCGACTGGATCCGCTACGCGCAGAGCCTGACCGACAAGGTCATGAAGGGCATGCTCACCGGCCCCGTGACCATGCTGATGTGGTCGTTCCCCCGCGAAGACGTGCCGCGTCGGGTCCAGGCTCAGCAACTGGCCCTGGCCCTGCGTGACGAAGTGGTGGACCTGGAAGCAGCCGGGATCAGCATCGTGCAGATCGACGAGGCTGCGTTCCGCGAGGGCCTGCCGTTGCGGCGCGGCCAATGGCAGGAATACCTCGACTGGGCGGTAGAAGCCTTCCGCTTGAGCGCATCGGGTGTGCGCGACGAAACCCAGATCCATACCCACATGTGCTACAGCGAATTCAATGACGTGATCCAGGCCATCGCCGCCATGGACGCCGACGTCATCACCATTGAAACCTCGCGCTCGGACATGGAATTGCTGGAGGCTTTCGAAGCGTTCGACTACCCGAACGATATCGGCCCGGGCGTCTACGACATCCACTCGCCACGGGTGCCGGACACCGCTGAGATGGTCGGCTTGATGAGCAAGGCCGTGAAGCGGATTCCCGCCGGGCACCTGTGGGTCAACCCCGACTGCGGCCTGAAAACCCGGGCGTGGCCGGAAACCGAAGCGGCGCTGGTGAACATGGTGGCGGCGGCGCGGCAGTTGCGTGGGCAGTTGGCCTGA
- a CDS encoding GNAT family N-acetyltransferase, producing MSIRRLRAGDAQAYRELMLQAYELHPQAFTSSVSERAAMPMNWWESRLTGRLDVVLGAFVEDELAGIVGLALEPRQKARHKATLFGMYVVEAHRHRGLGQQLLEAALDEARRHSFLRLVQLTVTAGNDPALKLYQRCGFVLYGLEPMAIRVDDEYFDKIHMWRELP from the coding sequence GTGAGCATCCGACGGCTGCGGGCCGGCGATGCCCAGGCCTATCGTGAGCTGATGCTCCAGGCTTATGAATTGCATCCGCAGGCCTTCACCTCCAGCGTCAGCGAGCGGGCGGCGATGCCGATGAACTGGTGGGAATCGCGCCTGACCGGGCGGCTCGATGTGGTGCTGGGGGCGTTTGTCGAGGATGAACTGGCCGGTATCGTCGGCCTGGCCCTGGAACCCCGGCAGAAAGCCCGGCACAAGGCGACGCTGTTCGGCATGTACGTCGTCGAGGCCCATCGTCACCGTGGGCTCGGCCAGCAACTGCTGGAGGCCGCGCTCGATGAAGCCCGTCGCCACAGCTTCCTGCGCCTGGTGCAACTGACCGTCACCGCGGGCAACGACCCGGCGCTCAAGCTCTATCAACGTTGCGGCTTCGTACTCTACGGCCTGGAGCCGATGGCGATACGGGTGGACGACGAGTATTTCGACAAGATCCACATGTGGCGCGAGCTCCCGTAG
- the metR gene encoding transcriptional regulator MetR, which yields MLELRHLKTLHALREADSLVEAAERLHLTQSALSHQFKELEERLGMPLFVRKTKPVRFTSAGLRLLQLADATLPLLRSAERDIARLAGGTAGRLHMAIECHSCFQWLMPTIDQFRDAWPEVELDLASGFAFAPLPALARGDLDLVVTSDPLELAGITYVPLFTYEAMLAVANQHRLAGKPYIVPEDLLSETLITYPVERDRLDIFTRFLEPADIEPAQVRTSELTVMMMQLVASGRGVCGMPHWALHEYSSRGYVKAKRLGEKGLFATLYAAVRTDMLDAPYMRDFLLTAKDTSFSTLDGVSAVR from the coding sequence GTGCTTGAACTCCGCCACCTCAAGACTCTGCACGCGCTGCGCGAAGCCGACAGCCTGGTAGAAGCCGCCGAACGCCTGCACCTGACCCAGTCCGCGCTCTCCCACCAGTTCAAGGAGCTGGAGGAACGCCTGGGCATGCCGTTGTTCGTGCGCAAGACCAAACCGGTACGCTTCACCAGCGCCGGCCTGCGCCTGTTGCAACTGGCCGATGCCACCCTGCCGTTGCTGCGCAGCGCCGAGCGGGACATTGCACGGCTAGCCGGTGGTACCGCCGGGCGCTTGCATATGGCGATCGAATGCCACAGTTGTTTCCAATGGCTGATGCCGACCATCGACCAGTTCCGCGATGCCTGGCCGGAAGTCGAACTGGACCTGGCCTCGGGTTTCGCCTTCGCCCCGCTGCCGGCTTTGGCCCGTGGCGACCTGGATCTGGTGGTGACCTCCGATCCTCTGGAACTGGCGGGCATCACCTATGTGCCGCTGTTCACCTACGAAGCAATGCTCGCCGTGGCCAACCAGCATCGGCTGGCGGGCAAACCGTACATCGTGCCCGAAGACCTGCTCAGCGAAACCCTGATCACCTACCCGGTGGAACGGGATCGGCTGGACATCTTCACCCGCTTCCTGGAACCGGCCGACATCGAACCGGCCCAGGTCCGCACGTCCGAACTGACGGTGATGATGATGCAACTGGTCGCCAGCGGCCGTGGCGTCTGCGGCATGCCTCATTGGGCCCTGCATGAATACAGCTCACGGGGTTACGTGAAGGCCAAGCGACTGGGGGAGAAAGGTCTGTTTGCCACGTTGTACGCAGCGGTTCGCACCGACATGCTAGACGCCCCCTACATGCGCGACTTCCTGCTGACGGCCAAGGACACCTCGTTCTCCACGCTGGATGGGGTCAGTGCCGTGCGCTGA